In one window of Poriferisphaera corsica DNA:
- a CDS encoding CPBP family intramembrane glutamic endopeptidase, with amino-acid sequence MSTNTQLKFKAILALCLLVPVPSLGVYIAMMMMPGTTIGQLMFVVTKVWILLLPATWHLLLDRQPVSFSPVKESKLFVGAVWGVGISILIAVIYWWLSTNWIDISRIQLMAEKIGLDSQTKYLIGAIYWISFNSLVEEYVWRWFVYKKFEVIFNPIVAVILSAIAFTIHHYLALSIYFSLPINLLCCVGIASGGAIWSVMYMKYESIWPGYVSHAIVDVAVFAIGYWLFFVA; translated from the coding sequence ATGTCTACAAACACGCAACTAAAATTTAAAGCGATATTAGCTTTGTGTTTGCTTGTACCCGTGCCATCACTGGGCGTATATATCGCAATGATGATGATGCCCGGCACAACGATTGGCCAGCTCATGTTTGTAGTGACTAAAGTCTGGATATTACTACTGCCCGCGACATGGCATCTGCTTCTAGATAGACAACCAGTGAGCTTCTCGCCTGTTAAAGAAAGTAAGCTATTTGTTGGAGCTGTTTGGGGAGTGGGTATAAGTATCCTTATTGCTGTGATCTACTGGTGGCTTAGTACAAATTGGATTGATATATCCCGCATACAATTAATGGCAGAGAAGATCGGTTTAGATAGCCAGACGAAATATTTGATTGGTGCAATATATTGGATTTCATTCAATTCGCTCGTGGAAGAGTATGTGTGGCGATGGTTTGTCTACAAGAAATTTGAAGTGATTTTTAATCCAATTGTAGCTGTGATATTGAGTGCGATCGCGTTTACAATTCATCACTATCTCGCGCTTAGTATATATTTCTCGTTACCAATCAATCTACTTTGCTGTGTCGGCATCGCGAGCGGCGGGGCCATCTGGTCTGTTATGTACATGAAATACGAGTCAATTTGGCCGGGATATGTAAGCCATGCAATTGTTGATGTTGCGGTATTTGCGATTGGCTATTGGTTGTTCTTCGTTGCGTGA
- a CDS encoding DUF4153 domain-containing protein: MLIYFHGKQRCLQWQNIIIFSCLIYLAISLVLLPSIMTLSLFSITIITYCISSRSYWPKTLPQIVRSWLIFINITFNTWLCSIPILKTPMRRGIFQYKPHIKLIPWLIPIFFGAMFIALFINANPIYEKMYDIIEGYIYGFFIDAIQYITPIRILFWIMVWMITYPLFSVRILKRKNIAKAKDQGEITDGKNSFLLKTNVLLVCLVLFNLIFLLQTICDIQYLWNSNELPEGMTYANYAHRGAYPLVFTALLAGLFVMFSYRRGLQSQQITTHKIILLFLYLWIFQNVFLIINAGYRLALYVNAYSLTRWRIAAALWMLLVTLGLITLIYKIMNNKSNYWLTGKCVWYFYFLLLLISPVNIDRYIAMYNVNTCSEITGKNANIDIGYLTSLGIHALPAMQWLANQSSDPKIRVTLQASINKQSENLINSLADWRTWSYYKQQILNTTRIQLPSDIDRMTTADYDGIVNSEQAMHRHEGD; the protein is encoded by the coding sequence ATGCTTATCTATTTTCATGGCAAACAAAGATGTCTTCAATGGCAAAACATCATTATTTTCTCATGCCTAATTTACTTGGCGATCTCTTTAGTTTTACTGCCTTCAATAATGACGCTTTCATTGTTCTCAATCACAATCATCACATACTGCATTTCAAGTCGAAGCTATTGGCCAAAAACACTACCCCAAATCGTTCGATCTTGGCTCATATTCATCAACATAACATTCAATACTTGGCTTTGCTCGATACCAATATTGAAGACTCCTATGCGACGAGGAATTTTTCAGTATAAACCACACATAAAACTCATCCCTTGGCTTATTCCAATCTTTTTTGGTGCAATGTTTATAGCATTATTTATCAATGCGAATCCAATATATGAAAAAATGTACGATATCATTGAAGGATATATCTATGGCTTTTTTATTGATGCGATCCAATATATAACGCCCATACGAATACTGTTTTGGATCATGGTTTGGATGATTACTTATCCACTTTTTTCTGTTCGTATTTTGAAGCGAAAGAACATCGCCAAAGCCAAAGATCAAGGGGAAATAACTGATGGGAAAAATTCATTCTTACTAAAAACAAACGTATTGTTGGTTTGCCTTGTACTCTTTAATCTAATCTTTTTATTACAAACGATATGTGATATCCAATACCTGTGGAATAGTAACGAATTGCCAGAAGGAATGACGTATGCCAATTATGCACATAGAGGAGCATATCCACTTGTTTTCACAGCGTTATTGGCTGGTCTTTTTGTTATGTTTTCATATCGACGAGGTTTACAATCCCAACAAATTACGACACACAAAATCATTCTACTGTTCTTGTACCTTTGGATATTTCAGAATGTTTTTCTAATAATTAATGCTGGTTACAGATTGGCTTTATATGTAAATGCATATTCGCTCACAAGATGGCGTATTGCAGCAGCTCTATGGATGCTTCTAGTAACACTTGGGCTTATTACACTCATTTACAAAATCATGAATAACAAAAGTAATTACTGGCTAACAGGAAAATGCGTCTGGTATTTTTACTTCTTATTATTGCTGATATCACCCGTAAATATTGATCGTTATATTGCAATGTACAATGTCAATACATGCAGTGAGATCACGGGTAAAAACGCAAATATTGATATTGGGTATTTGACATCTTTAGGGATACATGCGCTGCCTGCGATGCAATGGCTAGCAAACCAATCAAGTGACCCAAAGATACGCGTAACGTTGCAAGCCAGCATTAATAAGCAAAGTGAAAATTTAATCAATTCATTAGCGGATTGGCGTACATGGTCTTACTATAAACAGCAGATTCTTAATACTACTCGCATTCAATTACCTAGCGATATCGACAGGATGACTACGGCTGATTACGATGGAATAGTAAATTCAGAGCAAGCTATGCATAGGCATGAAGGTGACTAA
- a CDS encoding MFS transporter, with protein sequence MPLQTINTADHTLRRGELREKLVRINYAWIPGSLWLWTITGAALVRYAQGLGMPASYFGILAALPFIGNIMQLPASYFLEQHSLRQKTTLYGIFLSRICWILIGLVPWILPKEMTWPAMLILVGVSWLTLHFGVPGWISWMADLMPSRIRGRFIGKRRLLSQIVGVASSLMVGEMLDLVERANNEPQILLKVLSAVFVIAGLCGVLEAIGYLRQFTPDRPKPITQTSWLKSLHKPLTTRGFRPYILFNVVHTLGFASVSQYIWLYVFDRLEFSNRGANFLLVTIPLLLGSVGFVYWGRMIDRVGKKPVLLVTGIIATLTTIGWLFCDRTGYGLGYALVIISVITWPGVDLSNFNILIGIAGNPKDGSVFVAVNSVSVAIAGAISGVSAAIIAWQFKDFTFTIPQISDQPYDYIAVLLILSTALRLVSFVFVFFIEEPKASPTRDAIRFMTTSIYSNIRQAALMPTRAVGSLSKRTYILTQKHDKP encoded by the coding sequence GTGCCCCTCCAGACGATTAACACGGCTGATCATACGCTTCGACGTGGTGAGCTACGGGAAAAACTTGTTCGGATTAACTATGCATGGATCCCTGGCTCATTGTGGCTTTGGACGATTACCGGTGCTGCGCTTGTTCGCTATGCTCAGGGATTAGGAATGCCGGCAAGCTACTTCGGCATACTTGCGGCTCTGCCTTTCATTGGCAATATCATGCAGTTGCCAGCTTCATATTTTCTTGAGCAGCATTCATTAAGACAAAAAACAACGCTCTACGGCATCTTCCTGTCGCGGATTTGCTGGATATTGATCGGACTCGTGCCTTGGATCTTGCCTAAGGAAATGACATGGCCCGCGATGCTGATACTCGTTGGCGTCTCATGGCTTACACTGCATTTTGGCGTGCCTGGTTGGATCTCATGGATGGCGGATCTGATGCCCAGCCGAATTCGTGGACGTTTCATCGGTAAACGCCGATTGCTTTCACAAATTGTTGGTGTTGCATCTTCATTGATGGTCGGGGAAATGCTTGACCTTGTAGAGCGGGCCAATAATGAACCGCAAATATTGCTGAAGGTTCTTTCTGCTGTTTTTGTAATCGCAGGTCTGTGTGGCGTTCTAGAAGCAATTGGGTACCTACGTCAGTTTACGCCGGACCGCCCTAAGCCCATCACACAAACAAGTTGGTTAAAATCTCTGCATAAGCCATTAACAACGAGAGGATTCAGGCCATATATTCTGTTTAATGTTGTTCATACGCTTGGATTCGCTTCGGTTTCTCAGTACATCTGGCTTTATGTTTTTGATCGCCTCGAATTCAGTAACCGTGGTGCAAACTTCCTTTTAGTAACAATTCCTTTGCTTTTAGGTTCTGTTGGGTTTGTGTATTGGGGGCGTATGATCGATCGCGTGGGCAAAAAGCCTGTACTTTTGGTCACAGGCATTATTGCGACGTTGACCACAATCGGCTGGCTCTTCTGTGATAGAACGGGATATGGACTTGGCTATGCGCTTGTGATCATTAGCGTCATCACATGGCCAGGCGTTGATCTATCAAACTTCAACATCCTCATTGGCATTGCCGGTAATCCAAAGGACGGTTCAGTATTCGTAGCAGTTAACTCTGTGTCGGTAGCAATCGCCGGGGCTATTTCAGGCGTCAGTGCTGCGATAATCGCATGGCAATTTAAGGATTTCACATTTACGATCCCGCAGATTTCTGATCAACCTTACGATTACATCGCCGTGCTACTGATACTTTCAACTGCTCTTAGACTTGTCTCGTTTGTATTCGTTTTCTTTATTGAAGAGCCAAAAGCCAGTCCAACTCGCGATGCAATCCGGTTCATGACAACCTCGATTTATTCCAATATCAGGCAAGCAGCACTCATGCCTACAAGAGCTGTAGGCTCCTTATCAAAACGCACATATATCCTGACTCAAAAACATGATAAACCCTGA
- a CDS encoding DUF1425 domain-containing protein, whose translation MKKHIYIIIAAFTLLTILVLASACESQQNHQSASLQQLSEQSYPKIELQGDFPVKVVYGMPSVQSSPYKMMKVSVPIRLTTDKQLAVKYRYIFYDSANSRIEPVSDWRERTLFNNNTYLSGSTENPTASDWRLEIKPTDLTYAR comes from the coding sequence ATGAAGAAACACATCTACATCATCATTGCTGCCTTTACTTTGCTAACAATTCTTGTGTTAGCCAGTGCTTGTGAATCACAACAAAACCATCAGAGCGCGTCGTTGCAACAACTTTCAGAACAGTCATATCCGAAAATTGAATTACAAGGTGATTTTCCAGTTAAGGTTGTCTATGGCATGCCATCGGTCCAATCATCACCCTATAAAATGATGAAAGTGTCTGTGCCAATACGTTTAACCACTGACAAGCAGCTCGCGGTTAAGTATCGTTACATTTTTTATGATAGTGCTAATTCACGAATCGAACCTGTAAGCGATTGGCGAGAACGAACACTTTTTAATAATAACACCTATCTTTCAGGATCAACTGAAAACCCGACCGCTTCCGATTGGCGACTTGAAATCAAACCTACTGATCTGACTTATGCTCGCTAA
- a CDS encoding SMP-30/gluconolactonase/LRE family protein: MQAERYDIIADVRCVLGEGPVWHPHEQALYWTDIELGRLWRWVEGCEAEVVYEGRKVGGFTVQADGSLLLFRDNGNVVVWQDGHESGTVIDQIPGHANERFNDVCADPMGRVYAGTVCGSGLMGRLIRLDVGGDWHEVLGGVACSNGMDLTLDQKMMYYTDSEMRTIWSYQYDQSHGGLHGRGVFVEVPEGEGVPDGLTVDKSGDVWSARWDGWGVYRYGPDGQMKEKVELPAAQVSSVCFGGQGYKDMFVTSAGGHLDDWAGVNAGAVFRVNTDAVGCEPNMSRICL, encoded by the coding sequence ATGCAAGCGGAACGATACGATATTATTGCTGATGTGAGGTGTGTCTTGGGTGAAGGGCCGGTGTGGCACCCACACGAGCAAGCATTGTACTGGACGGATATTGAGTTAGGACGGTTGTGGCGATGGGTGGAAGGTTGTGAAGCCGAAGTGGTATATGAAGGCCGCAAGGTGGGCGGATTCACGGTTCAGGCGGATGGCTCGTTGTTACTGTTTCGTGATAATGGGAATGTGGTGGTGTGGCAGGATGGTCATGAAAGCGGAACGGTGATCGATCAGATTCCGGGACATGCAAATGAACGGTTTAATGATGTGTGTGCTGATCCGATGGGGCGTGTCTATGCAGGGACTGTCTGTGGTAGTGGGCTGATGGGGCGGCTGATTCGGCTTGATGTGGGCGGGGATTGGCACGAAGTGTTAGGCGGGGTCGCGTGTTCAAATGGCATGGATCTGACGTTAGATCAGAAGATGATGTATTACACAGATAGCGAGATGCGAACAATTTGGTCATATCAATATGATCAAAGCCATGGCGGTTTACATGGGCGGGGGGTTTTTGTGGAGGTGCCTGAAGGAGAAGGTGTTCCAGATGGGTTGACGGTTGATAAGTCGGGTGATGTTTGGAGTGCGCGGTGGGATGGTTGGGGGGTGTATCGGTATGGGCCGGATGGGCAAATGAAAGAGAAGGTCGAATTGCCCGCAGCTCAGGTATCCAGTGTGTGCTTTGGCGGGCAAGGGTACAAAGATATGTTCGTGACCAGTGCAGGTGGTCATTTAGATGATTGGGCTGGTGTGAATGCGGGGGCAGTATTTCGTGTGAATACAGATGCGGTTGGCTGTGAGCCAAACATGTCGCGTATCTGTTTGTAA
- the rplU gene encoding 50S ribosomal protein L21 codes for MYAIIEDSGTQIKVSEGTVIKIDKRELADDASSVTFDKVIFVGGEGEAKIGAPLLEGASVEADILEEGRDDKINIVKFKRRKGYHRNNGHRQSYIKVRVTKISA; via the coding sequence ATGTACGCAATCATCGAAGACAGCGGCACACAGATCAAAGTTTCCGAAGGCACAGTCATCAAGATCGACAAGCGCGAGCTTGCTGATGATGCTTCCTCCGTCACTTTCGACAAGGTTATCTTCGTCGGCGGCGAAGGCGAAGCTAAAATCGGTGCTCCTCTTCTCGAAGGTGCTTCAGTTGAAGCTGACATCCTCGAAGAAGGCCGCGACGATAAAATTAACATCGTTAAATTCAAGCGTCGTAAGGGCTATCACCGTAACAACGGCCACCGTCAGTCCTACATCAAGGTACGCGTCACTAAAATTAGTGCGTAA
- a CDS encoding secondary thiamine-phosphate synthase enzyme YjbQ: MKHLRKELWFNIPGRRGFVNITGEVEDLIQQSGVMNGLVLVNAMHITASVFINDDEGGLLHDYEEWLEKLAPFNASGDVYHHNRTGEDNADAHMKRQIMGREVVVAITDGRLDFGPWEQIFYGEFDGKRRKRVLVKIIGE; the protein is encoded by the coding sequence ATGAAACATTTGCGAAAAGAATTGTGGTTTAACATTCCTGGCCGTAGAGGATTTGTGAATATCACGGGTGAGGTTGAGGATTTAATTCAGCAATCAGGCGTGATGAATGGACTTGTGCTTGTGAACGCGATGCACATTACCGCGAGTGTGTTTATAAACGATGATGAAGGTGGGCTTCTTCATGATTATGAGGAATGGCTGGAGAAGTTGGCTCCGTTTAATGCGAGTGGAGATGTGTATCATCACAACAGAACGGGCGAGGATAATGCGGATGCGCACATGAAGCGACAGATTATGGGGCGTGAAGTCGTTGTGGCGATTACAGATGGTCGATTGGATTTTGGGCCATGGGAACAAATTTTTTATGGTGAATTTGACGGCAAAAGACGTAAACGCGTACTTGTGAAAATTATTGGGGAATGA
- the xylA gene encoding xylose isomerase, which yields MSINTFTPTPADKFTFGLWTLGNTGRDPFGEPTRSPLTPAQIVDAIGQAGGAFGVNFHDNDLIPLDASDQASAQIKSDFRKALRRNKLKIPMATTNLFSDPVFKDGAFTSNDADIRAYAIQKTMRAMQLGAEFGAKIYVMWGGREGTESDATKDPILAVKRYRKAINFLCKYNLDQNFGFKFALEAKANEPRGHIYFAVTGSYLGFIETLDHPKMVGVNPEFAHENMVGLNFVHHVAQAIEHKKLFHIDLNDQVMCRYDQDFRFASNSYKQAFFLVKLLTDTQYRGFKHFDSHAYRQSDHQDVIEFAKGSMRSYKILEYKTDQFNKDKQIQKLVKLINRDNRKLTSLTNKFTKKNAAQLLATNFNRHKLAERRLPYEELDQLTFDLLMGVR from the coding sequence ATGTCTATTAACACCTTCACGCCAACCCCTGCAGACAAATTCACCTTCGGCCTCTGGACACTCGGCAACACCGGCCGGGATCCTTTCGGCGAACCCACACGCTCGCCCCTCACTCCCGCCCAAATCGTCGATGCCATCGGCCAAGCCGGCGGCGCCTTTGGCGTCAATTTCCACGACAACGACCTCATCCCCTTGGATGCATCCGATCAAGCATCTGCACAAATCAAATCTGATTTCCGCAAAGCGCTCCGCCGCAACAAACTAAAAATACCCATGGCCACCACCAACCTCTTCTCTGACCCTGTTTTCAAAGACGGCGCGTTCACCTCCAACGATGCCGACATCCGCGCATACGCCATCCAAAAAACGATGCGTGCCATGCAACTCGGCGCTGAGTTCGGCGCAAAAATCTACGTCATGTGGGGCGGACGTGAAGGCACCGAATCCGATGCCACCAAAGACCCTATCCTCGCCGTCAAACGCTACCGCAAGGCCATCAACTTCCTCTGTAAATACAACCTCGACCAAAACTTTGGCTTCAAGTTCGCCCTCGAAGCCAAAGCAAACGAACCCCGCGGCCACATCTATTTCGCCGTCACCGGTTCATACCTCGGCTTCATCGAAACACTCGACCATCCCAAAATGGTCGGCGTCAACCCAGAGTTCGCACACGAAAACATGGTCGGCTTAAATTTCGTCCACCACGTCGCACAAGCCATCGAACACAAGAAACTCTTCCATATCGATCTCAATGACCAGGTCATGTGCCGTTACGACCAAGATTTCCGCTTCGCAAGCAACAGCTACAAACAAGCCTTTTTCCTCGTCAAACTGCTCACCGACACACAATACCGCGGCTTCAAACACTTTGACTCACACGCATACCGACAATCCGATCATCAAGACGTCATCGAATTCGCCAAAGGCTCCATGCGTTCATACAAAATACTTGAATACAAAACCGACCAATTCAACAAAGACAAGCAAATCCAAAAATTAGTAAAACTCATCAACCGTGACAACCGCAAACTCACCTCGCTAACGAATAAATTTACTAAAAAGAACGCAGCACAACTCCTCGCCACAAACTTCAACCGCCACAAACTCGCAGAACGCCGCCTTCCTTACGAAGAACTCGACCAGCTCACATTCGACCTCCTCATGGGCGTTCGTTAA
- a CDS encoding PEGA domain-containing protein, whose amino-acid sequence MINNRIFNWLAICFCAAILLLQTGCATIISGTTQDITISTEPSGAILNVNGMTLESPATVTLSRKNNHVVEVTKPGYQTTQVNIEKGLNGWVFGNIVFGGIIGGVVDIATGSINNLNPGDIHLNLAKSGMNSEVMVWDAKSLKAEAKKQKDLSKE is encoded by the coding sequence ATGATAAACAATCGCATCTTTAATTGGCTCGCTATCTGCTTCTGTGCAGCCATCCTTCTTTTACAAACAGGATGTGCAACCATCATCAGTGGCACAACCCAAGACATTACCATCTCCACCGAGCCAAGCGGCGCAATTCTTAACGTCAACGGCATGACACTCGAATCCCCCGCAACCGTCACGCTCAGCAGGAAAAACAACCACGTTGTTGAAGTCACAAAACCCGGCTACCAAACCACACAAGTAAACATCGAAAAAGGACTCAACGGTTGGGTCTTCGGTAACATCGTCTTCGGCGGCATTATCGGCGGCGTCGTAGATATCGCCACCGGCAGCATCAACAACCTCAACCCCGGTGATATCCATCTCAATCTCGCCAAATCAGGCATGAACAGCGAGGTCATGGTCTGGGACGCAAAGTCACTCAAGGCAGAAGCCAAAAAGCAAAAAGATCTATCAAAAGAATAG
- a CDS encoding ATP-binding protein, with translation MLYTIQKDTGSIALSYLNDLGVNLRDQIHDEIDPALLRTRMFAIDDVIINGLRQDNMGELVMRANKLIQMTMDIDALTIFNRQGKLIAINTVDHMGNPYPNQEEINRLYSLMQEPADNIKGCLQNDLVKEQIEFQFSCRVVPALFDTQGLSIAISVPVIDPETNQRIGVISTRLRFERINKKVLAENFLREGNSVYFVTDDGRYFSDSIQSGKSIPPVSGKQLKEMIQPLVQGDANDLLAKTDKYYLNIFSLSSPGETIGSNMHVMLVAQDRWLDQERSRVALLNLIMTLTLLLLAGLVALQLWNRAKQKRTELQLIDARNQAEGASDAKSEFLANMSHEIRTPMTAILGYADTLEEEQDRNNTLNAISAIHRNGEHLLRIINDILDLSKIEVGKLGLLEESMSPVMILGEILSLMRPRATEKNLTLEANVIGRVPERINSDATRIRQILINLVSNAIKFTHEGNITITCQYTDWQPWKTNESAGGMLQYQVTDTGIGIDDLTKERIFEPFNQGDNSPTRLVGGTGLGLTITKRLCELLGGSLQLTSEKGRGSTFSVNIPLQGKGYRLVEWPSISQLADTHTEASQPPPPNANISLQKRHILLAEDATDNRKLISYLLEKAGATVTTVENGQEALDTIKNLSSTTHHYDLIIMDMQMPVMDGFTATREIRNLGYKFPILGLTAHALEGDREQCIASGCDEYATKPIDRHGLIELCAHIINLHNQNDSP, from the coding sequence ATGCTCTATACCATTCAAAAGGATACGGGCAGTATCGCACTCTCATATCTCAATGACCTCGGCGTCAACCTGCGAGATCAAATCCACGACGAAATCGATCCCGCTTTACTCCGCACCCGCATGTTTGCCATCGACGACGTTATCATCAACGGCCTTCGTCAAGATAACATGGGCGAACTTGTTATGCGTGCAAACAAGCTCATCCAAATGACAATGGACATCGACGCACTCACCATCTTCAACCGACAAGGCAAACTCATTGCGATCAATACTGTGGATCACATGGGCAATCCATACCCAAATCAAGAAGAAATCAATCGCCTCTACTCACTCATGCAAGAACCAGCAGACAACATTAAAGGCTGCTTGCAAAACGATCTTGTTAAAGAGCAAATCGAATTCCAATTCTCTTGTCGCGTCGTCCCAGCACTATTCGACACCCAAGGACTCTCCATCGCCATTAGTGTTCCTGTGATAGACCCTGAAACCAATCAACGCATCGGCGTCATCTCCACACGCTTACGCTTTGAACGTATCAACAAAAAAGTGCTCGCCGAAAACTTTCTCCGTGAAGGCAACTCCGTCTATTTCGTCACCGACGACGGACGTTATTTCTCTGACTCCATCCAATCCGGCAAATCAATCCCGCCTGTCTCCGGCAAGCAACTCAAAGAAATGATCCAACCCCTCGTACAGGGTGATGCCAACGACCTGCTCGCTAAAACTGATAAATACTACCTCAACATTTTCTCTCTCAGCAGCCCTGGCGAAACCATCGGCTCAAACATGCATGTCATGCTCGTTGCTCAAGATCGCTGGCTCGATCAAGAACGCTCGCGCGTCGCACTCCTCAACCTCATCATGACACTCACCCTCCTTCTCCTCGCCGGCCTCGTCGCGCTCCAACTCTGGAACCGCGCCAAACAAAAGCGTACAGAATTACAACTCATTGATGCCCGCAACCAGGCCGAGGGAGCCTCCGACGCTAAATCTGAATTCCTCGCCAACATGTCACACGAAATCCGCACACCCATGACCGCCATCCTTGGCTACGCGGACACCCTCGAAGAGGAACAAGACCGCAACAATACGCTCAACGCAATCTCTGCCATCCACCGCAACGGCGAACATCTACTCCGCATCATCAACGACATTCTCGACCTCTCGAAAATCGAGGTCGGCAAACTCGGCCTTCTCGAAGAATCCATGTCCCCCGTCATGATTCTCGGTGAAATCCTTTCGCTGATGCGTCCCCGCGCGACTGAAAAAAATCTCACCCTTGAAGCAAACGTCATCGGCAGAGTCCCCGAACGTATCAACTCCGATGCCACACGCATCCGACAAATCCTCATCAACCTGGTCTCAAATGCCATCAAATTTACCCATGAGGGCAACATCACCATCACCTGCCAATACACCGATTGGCAACCATGGAAAACAAACGAATCTGCTGGCGGTATGCTCCAATATCAAGTCACAGACACCGGTATCGGCATCGATGACCTCACCAAAGAACGAATCTTCGAACCCTTCAATCAGGGCGATAACTCCCCAACCAGACTCGTCGGTGGCACAGGCCTTGGACTCACCATCACCAAACGCCTCTGTGAACTCCTCGGCGGTTCGCTACAACTCACCAGTGAAAAAGGCCGCGGTTCCACCTTCTCCGTCAATATCCCACTCCAAGGCAAAGGCTATCGCCTCGTCGAATGGCCCAGCATCTCACAACTCGCCGACACGCACACTGAAGCCTCTCAGCCACCTCCACCAAACGCCAATATCTCCCTCCAAAAACGCCACATCCTCCTCGCAGAGGATGCCACCGATAACCGTAAACTCATCTCATACCTACTCGAAAAAGCAGGCGCCACCGTCACGACCGTCGAAAACGGACAAGAAGCCCTCGACACAATTAAAAACCTCAGCAGCACAACACACCACTACGACCTTATCATCATGGACATGCAAATGCCCGTGATGGATGGCTTCACCGCAACCCGTGAAATCCGTAATCTCGGCTACAAATTCCCCATCCTCGGCCTCACCGCACATGCGCTCGAAGGCGACCGTGAACAATGTATCGCCTCCGGCTGCGATGAATACGCCACCAAGCCCATCGATCGACACGGCCTCATCGAACTTTGCGCTCATATCATCAATCTACACAATCAAAACGATTCGCCATAA
- a CDS encoding MotA/TolQ/ExbB proton channel family protein encodes MKKPIVLSATAFLTAIATSQLLYAQASPTVGTIDPETGALPTFQQMFMFSPYINGAIAALSVIAVLLFVVYLLSISQRTMAPTDFLEEVKKLVLAKKYEAATDLCRANRNLFVATVIQRCCEHAGKDQGVIMDMIETEGKRRADMLWNRISYLADIANVAPMLGLLGTVVGMITAFFGLEEQTGSINSTILAAGVGQAMATTMFGLVVGIAATIFYTIVKGRATRTLAEAEQAIHTVADHIKPELQTASASSTPKKSPRRKSNEEDA; translated from the coding sequence ATGAAAAAACCAATTGTTTTAAGCGCAACCGCTTTCTTGACCGCAATCGCGACTAGCCAGCTCCTATATGCCCAGGCCTCACCAACCGTCGGCACAATCGACCCCGAAACCGGCGCCCTCCCAACATTCCAACAAATGTTCATGTTCTCGCCATACATCAACGGCGCCATCGCGGCTCTCTCCGTCATTGCCGTTCTCCTCTTCGTGGTCTACCTCCTCTCCATCAGCCAACGAACCATGGCCCCCACCGACTTCCTCGAAGAAGTCAAAAAACTCGTACTCGCCAAAAAGTATGAAGCAGCCACCGACCTCTGCCGCGCCAATCGCAACCTCTTCGTCGCGACTGTCATCCAACGTTGCTGTGAACACGCCGGTAAAGACCAGGGCGTCATCATGGACATGATCGAAACCGAAGGCAAACGCCGCGCTGACATGCTTTGGAATCGCATCAGCTACCTCGCTGACATCGCCAACGTCGCACCCATGCTCGGTCTCCTCGGCACAGTCGTCGGCATGATCACCGCATTCTTCGGCCTCGAAGAGCAAACCGGCTCCATCAACTCAACCATCCTCGCAGCCGGTGTCGGCCAAGCCATGGCAACCACCATGTTCGGCCTCGTCGTCGGCATCGCCGCCACCATCTTCTACACCATCGTCAAGGGCCGCGCAACCCGCACACTCGCCGAAGCCGAACAAGCAATCCACACCGTCGCAGACCACATCAAGCCTGAACTTCAAACAGCATCAGCCTCATCAACTCCGAAGAAATCGCCTCGTCGTAAATCAAACGAGGAGGATGCCTAA